A window of Gemmatimonadota bacterium contains these coding sequences:
- a CDS encoding acetoacetate decarboxylase family protein yields MAYKFQPGKMYRMPTHFGPLMGPRQGPDGRKFECVDNPKNTSISVSFLSNAKQLKALLPECFELGGEPVVSVYANYMKEIEWLAGRGYNILGVSFPAVFKGARDHVRGPFLSVLWENLCDPIITGREELGFSKIYCEMPEPRITSSEAQAVAGWLGFNFLDISVTNLRPKSEAPAKGGDAKVDGTLHYKYMPRTGVWGKEDIAYPVITPAKGGHRKVEEHLVGDGCITWNRARWEDLPTMYNIVNALADLEVVEYLGGSLTRTVGGKDLSDQRILY; encoded by the coding sequence ATGGCTTATAAATTTCAACCCGGCAAGATGTATCGCATGCCCACGCATTTCGGCCCGCTTATGGGTCCTCGTCAGGGTCCAGATGGTCGCAAATTTGAATGTGTGGATAATCCGAAGAATACTTCGATTTCGGTGTCGTTTCTTTCAAATGCGAAGCAGCTTAAGGCGCTTTTGCCCGAGTGTTTTGAACTCGGCGGAGAGCCTGTTGTGTCGGTGTACGCCAATTATATGAAGGAAATTGAGTGGCTGGCAGGGCGCGGTTACAATATTCTGGGTGTTTCTTTTCCTGCGGTGTTTAAGGGGGCGAGAGACCATGTTCGCGGGCCTTTTCTGTCCGTGCTCTGGGAGAATCTCTGTGATCCGATTATCACCGGGCGCGAGGAACTCGGGTTTTCAAAGATCTATTGCGAGATGCCCGAGCCGCGTATTACGAGCAGTGAGGCGCAGGCTGTTGCGGGTTGGTTGGGGTTCAATTTTCTGGATATTTCGGTGACTAATCTGAGGCCAAAATCCGAAGCCCCTGCAAAGGGCGGTGACGCGAAAGTCGATGGGACGCTTCACTACAAATATATGCCGCGAACGGGCGTATGGGGTAAGGAGGATATTGCCTATCCGGTTATTACGCCGGCGAAGGGGGGGCATCGAAAGGTTGAAGAGCATCTGGTTGGCGATGGGTGTATTACGTGGAACCGCGCGCGTTGGGAAGATTTGCCTACGATGTATAATATTGTCAATGCGCTGGCTGATTTGGAGGTTGTGGAGTATTTGGGTGGGTCGCTTACGCGCACGGTCGGCGGCAAGGATTTGAGCGATCAGCGCATCCTGTACTAA
- a CDS encoding 3-oxoacyl-ACP reductase FabG yields the protein MSNLKNKVALITGAGGEHGIGRAIALRFAREGADIVICDINANARGDWAGLPAVAKEIEAMGRRVLATEVDVTSAEQVEQMVQAARARFGKIDILVNNAGAPAGPDRVPVAELEEDVFDHVHRVNVKGTFLCSRAIVRHLIKRKNGGKIINISSTSGLRGIARFAAYCSSKFAVIGFTQSLAHEMGPYGIQVNAICPGLIETERLHGIASGLKPSGTSIEDFRAQMVERTSQNNPLGRIGQPEDVANVAAFLASPDGDYMTGQAISVSGGAAMVH from the coding sequence ATGTCCAATCTCAAAAACAAAGTCGCCCTGATAACCGGTGCTGGAGGTGAACACGGTATCGGACGTGCAATAGCACTGCGCTTCGCGCGAGAAGGTGCCGATATTGTTATCTGTGATATAAATGCAAATGCCCGCGGCGACTGGGCTGGATTGCCCGCAGTTGCCAAAGAAATCGAAGCAATGGGACGGAGGGTTCTCGCAACAGAAGTCGATGTAACCAGCGCAGAGCAAGTCGAACAAATGGTACAAGCCGCACGCGCGCGCTTTGGCAAAATCGACATCCTCGTCAACAACGCAGGTGCTCCCGCCGGACCGGACCGCGTACCCGTTGCCGAATTAGAAGAAGACGTCTTCGACCATGTTCACCGCGTAAATGTCAAAGGCACCTTCTTGTGTTCCCGCGCCATTGTCCGCCACCTCATCAAACGGAAAAACGGGGGTAAAATTATCAACATCTCATCGACCTCGGGACTGCGCGGAATCGCCAGATTCGCGGCCTATTGCTCCTCAAAATTTGCCGTCATCGGATTCACGCAAAGCCTCGCCCATGAAATGGGGCCCTACGGCATTCAGGTCAACGCAATTTGCCCCGGCCTGATTGAAACCGAACGCCTGCACGGTATAGCCAGCGGATTAAAACCCAGCGGAACATCAATCGAAGACTTTAGAGCGCAAATGGTCGAACGCACCTCTCAGAACAATCCACTCGGACGCATTGGGCAGCCAGAAGATGTTGCAAACGTCGCGGCATTTCTGGCCTCTCCTGATGGCGATTACATGACCGGACAGGCAATCAGCGTATCGGGCGGAGCGGCCATGGTGCATTAG
- a CDS encoding sulfatase-like hydrolase/transferase encodes MAEQPNILYIFSDQHRGDAMGCVGHPVVKTPNLDRLASESVTYTQCYTNCPLCMPSRASMMSGLYPREHGLWANDQDANCEGPSHVRQVRDAGYHTALIGKSHLYLHGGVPASHSRDRVDVLNAWGFEDPHELHGPIASGKHSSPYTDYLDELGLLETHRKFINDFRIPWQSGTLKPWEEPPCPLPTEAHLDSYTGRTAANWIRDYKGDKPFYLQVLCPGPHDPFDSPQEYRDMYDPGDMPAGIMDAPGDPVPLNVRRMQRSKNLSGMTVEQKQVMMVNYFAKITLIDHYIGEMLDALEESGLADNTWVIYNSDHGEMLGDHMLYNKIVFYDASVRVPLILRPPGGSRGWQTGALTDVIDVVASVVDIADATPLQTDGQSLVSQVQAGGDAEGAQRGKDAVISEVLGHTMVFDGRYKLGVESVSERPVELYDVEADPEELNNLVEDAGLESVRQDLIETHLGPLRDRFDHDKYQRWVNLKR; translated from the coding sequence ATGGCTGAGCAACCCAATATTCTCTATATCTTTTCCGATCAGCATCGCGGCGATGCGATGGGCTGCGTTGGGCATCCGGTGGTTAAGACGCCGAATCTGGACCGTCTCGCGTCTGAGAGTGTTACTTATACGCAGTGCTATACCAATTGTCCGCTGTGTATGCCGTCTCGCGCATCTATGATGAGCGGTCTGTATCCCCGCGAACACGGGTTGTGGGCAAATGATCAGGATGCGAATTGCGAAGGTCCCAGCCATGTGCGTCAGGTGCGCGATGCGGGTTATCATACGGCTTTGATCGGGAAGTCACATCTCTATCTCCACGGCGGTGTGCCAGCTTCGCATAGCAGAGATCGCGTCGATGTGCTCAATGCGTGGGGTTTTGAGGATCCGCACGAGCTTCACGGTCCGATTGCTTCGGGCAAACACAGTTCGCCTTATACCGATTATCTCGATGAGTTGGGTCTGTTGGAGACGCATCGAAAATTTATCAATGATTTTCGCATTCCCTGGCAAAGCGGGACGCTCAAGCCCTGGGAGGAACCTCCCTGTCCACTGCCTACTGAGGCGCATTTAGATAGTTATACGGGGCGTACTGCGGCGAACTGGATTCGCGATTACAAGGGCGATAAGCCTTTTTATTTGCAGGTTCTTTGTCCCGGTCCCCACGATCCGTTTGATTCTCCGCAGGAGTACCGGGATATGTACGATCCCGGGGATATGCCGGCTGGTATTATGGATGCGCCGGGTGATCCCGTTCCGCTTAATGTTCGACGTATGCAGAGGAGCAAGAATCTGTCGGGTATGACGGTTGAGCAAAAACAGGTTATGATGGTGAATTATTTTGCGAAGATTACGCTTATCGATCACTATATTGGCGAGATGCTCGACGCGCTTGAAGAGTCCGGTCTTGCGGATAATACATGGGTGATTTACAATTCGGATCACGGCGAGATGCTGGGCGATCATATGTTGTATAATAAGATCGTTTTTTACGATGCGTCTGTTCGCGTTCCCCTGATTTTGCGTCCGCCGGGAGGTTCGCGGGGTTGGCAAACCGGGGCGTTGACGGATGTGATTGATGTGGTTGCTTCGGTTGTTGATATTGCGGATGCCACACCTTTGCAGACCGATGGGCAGTCCCTTGTTTCACAGGTTCAAGCGGGGGGCGATGCAGAGGGGGCGCAGAGGGGAAAGGATGCTGTTATTAGCGAGGTTTTAGGCCATACGATGGTTTTTGACGGGCGATATAAACTCGGGGTGGAATCGGTTTCGGAGAGGCCAGTTGAACTGTATGATGTTGAGGCTGATCCGGAGGAGTTGAATAATCTGGTGGAAGATGCTGGGCTTGAGTCCGTTCGCCAGGATTTGATTGAGACGCATCTCGGTCCACTGCGCGATCGCTTTGATCACGATAAATACCAGCGTTGGGTAAATTTGAAAAGATGA
- a CDS encoding SDR family NAD(P)-dependent oxidoreductase: MDRLKDKVAIVTGAGTREVEDEKLRGIGSATAVLFAREGARVILADIDGENAERTRAEIRAEGGEAEVVLADVSKTDECRAIVDAAVEHYGKLDVLFNNVGIHGPGRVTEVEEENWHRVMDVGLKSMVFLCKYAIPEMAASGGGSVINISSIDGMRAGNSRNVPYGITKGGIITLTRLAAVHHGRENVRVNSIAPGHLHTTFVGNIPQESRERRRKIAPLGTEGNAWDIAWAAVFLGSDESRWISGVVLPVDAGLFAGSPLSMYDNLQEE, encoded by the coding sequence ATGGATCGTTTGAAAGACAAGGTCGCTATTGTTACGGGTGCGGGGACGCGCGAGGTTGAGGATGAGAAGTTGAGAGGGATAGGGAGTGCGACTGCGGTGCTTTTTGCCCGCGAGGGTGCGAGGGTGATTCTGGCGGATATTGACGGGGAAAATGCGGAGAGGACCCGGGCGGAGATTCGGGCAGAGGGTGGAGAGGCAGAGGTCGTTTTGGCCGATGTTTCAAAGACGGATGAATGTCGGGCGATTGTGGATGCGGCAGTTGAACACTATGGGAAGTTGGATGTTCTGTTTAATAATGTGGGGATTCACGGGCCTGGCAGGGTGACTGAAGTCGAAGAAGAGAACTGGCATCGCGTGATGGATGTGGGGCTTAAGAGTATGGTTTTTTTGTGTAAGTACGCGATTCCCGAGATGGCGGCTTCCGGCGGCGGTTCTGTTATTAATATTTCGTCTATTGACGGTATGCGCGCTGGCAATTCGCGCAATGTTCCTTACGGGATTACCAAGGGGGGGATTATTACGCTGACGCGGCTGGCTGCGGTTCACCACGGGCGCGAAAATGTGCGCGTGAATAGCATTGCGCCCGGGCATCTTCACACGACTTTTGTCGGCAATATTCCCCAGGAGTCGCGAGAGCGCCGCCGCAAAATTGCGCCGCTGGGCACAGAGGGAAATGCCTGGGATATTGCCTGGGCAGCCGTGTTTTTGGGCAGCGATGAGTCGCGCTGGATTTCGGGCGTGGTTTTGCCCGTGGATGCCGGGCTGTTCGCAGGGTCGCCGCTGTCTATGTATGATAATTTGCAGGAAGAGTAG